TCTCATACCGATTGCATGCCGAGCTTGCTGCTGAACACAATGGTCCTCAAAGATGGGGTTACCGTCAACTTGGTTGCGGAAGCTTCGAAGCCGTAGTTTCACGCGATAAACTCAAGTCAATTCGAACTAACGGCGGTAAAAACCAAGGCCAGGATGGGAAGGAATGGGAGAAGCTCCCCAAGCAGAATGGTGCAGCAAAGGAACTCCTCAAAGCAGGCAACTTGCCAAAGGATCTCGACTGGGTGGACCGCGAGATTATTGAGAGCTGGTCTGAGATGGGAGCGCCAGGCAAGACGGAAACATCACAAGTACACCCTCTACACTTCACGACATCCATTGCCGAACTGGCTCAGCAAGGCGGCGCCCAAATACACACCAACACAAAGGTGACAAATATCAATTCCTCAGAGACTGGTGTCGAGAGCATAGAGTATCTTGATCGCAACTCAGATGAGACAAAGACCATCCAAGACGTGACAGATGTCGTCGTGGCGGCAGGTCCATGGACAAGTAGAGTGGTACCACGAGCCAAGATCGAGGGTCTAAGAGCGCACAGCGTGGTCTACGACGTGAAACTCAGTCCCTACGCAGTCTTTACAGACATTCAGCTTCCACCAGACTTTGTTCCCGAGCATCGTGCGAAGATGGGACAAAAGAGGAGGCACAAAGGCAATGTCGATCC
This Fusarium poae strain DAOMC 252244 chromosome 3, whole genome shotgun sequence DNA region includes the following protein-coding sequences:
- a CDS encoding hypothetical protein (TransMembrane:1 (i7-24o)~BUSCO:34619at5125), with the translated sequence MEGRRNIVIVGGGVIGSTTAYYLTRHPKFNKALHTITLLEAAPTVAAGASGKAGGLLALWAYPDCLVPLSYRLHAELAAEHNGPQRWGYRQLGCGSFEAVVSRDKLKSIRTNGGKNQGQDGKEWEKLPKQNGAAKELLKAGNLPKDLDWVDREIIESWSEMGAPGKTETSQVHPLHFTTSIAELAQQGGAQIHTNTKVTNINSSETGVESIEYLDRNSDETKTIQDVTDVVVAAGPWTSRVVPRAKIEGLRAHSVVYDVKLSPYAVFTDIQLPPDFVPEHRAKMGQKRRHKGNVDPEIYARPFNEAYACGEPDKNVPLPDTADQVECDEAQCDDIISYISTFSPVLAAAPVKAKQACYLPRHLRFGQESGPLIGETTVPGLFVAAGHTCWGIQNGPGTGKLMSEYVFDGVAKSADIEKLDPRKFKV